The Odocoileus virginianus isolate 20LAN1187 ecotype Illinois chromosome 27, Ovbor_1.2, whole genome shotgun sequence genome has a window encoding:
- the ZNF318 gene encoding zinc finger protein 318 isoform X1 has product MYRSGARSSVSSHRPKESGGGDPRTGRSSGSSSGPTRRTSPPSSCSSSSRTPARRPRSPSGHRGRRASPSPPRGRRGSPSPLRGRRASPSPQRARRGSPSPPRARRGSPSPPRGRRLFPPGSAGFRGSSRGETRADFARDGRGDHPGDSGSRRRSPGLRSDSSLEQSLRITVGNDHFCVGIPERRRLSDRLGSPVENLEDADRDDLTDDSVFTRSSQCSRGLERYISREEAPLSPFLGQLDEDYRARETFLHRSDYSPHISCHDELLRGTERNRDKLKGSYSIRPEESSREAKRPRYDDTEKMHNMGSDHPSFTSGTRNYRHRRRSPSPRFLDPEFRELDLARRKREEEEERSRSLSQELVGVDSGGTSCPIPGLSGVLTASEPGYSLHRPEEVSVMPKKSILKKRIEVDMEPSLQLESFPGSTSSSQDHPLYSGHSSLPLSGAIAAFASEVENKKGATVETTLKESPGSLYQWGPLPGAPKDSSPLREKFGSFLCHKEKLDMKAEAPERHTDFLLPHERASQDGSGFSCILSMLADSTSTQEKRRLSFPDIEDEEKFLYGDEEEDLKAESPPKPVGSSESEVIRQKASSLPSSAPAVKLESIEETNPEYAKIHDLLKTIGLDIGVAEISKLAARTQERLHGKKPSGSSADRRSSADRRSSADRHFSADRCSSVDRRFSADRRSADPHRLESGEVHHSSTHSPEVSRPHQVSPVDPYLLTKNSPPFLKSDHPMGHITGPEVVGSGFQSSVAVRCMLPSAPSAPVRLPHPASLSQFHVPRASQFAAARIPPNYQGPAIPPASFDAYRHYMAYAASRWPMYPASQPSNHPLPDSHRTVPVSKQATRSRPNLRVIPTVTPDEPKHEESVLGSIPTAQVPVHVSIPSLIRYNPEKISDEKNRASQKQKVIEEREKLKSDREARQKKMYYLRTELERLHKQQGEMLRKKRREKDGHKDPLLVEVSRLQDNIMKDIAELRQEAEEAEKKQSELDKVAQILGINISDKPQKSSSDSREPTEKTGKAEKSKSPEKVSSSSNSSSSSKESKVNNENSRTKSPKPAESSQPAKQSDQPVAAYEYYDAGNHWCKDCNTICGTMFDFFTHMHNKKHTQTLDPYNRPWASKTQNEAKQDAVKRTDKITVPAKGSEFLIPITGYYCQLCEEFLGDPISGEQHVKGYQHNEKYKKYVVENPLYEERRNLDRQAGLAVVLETERRRQSELKRKFSERPKEEKKEKQAKIMKEVKEDDRVSEELEDQLSEGGNSPEKAENRKRPSIKLQLKEEIKKEPPISSSFGKFSWKKPEKEEEKSLVIPSIPKEEIVESGKDKEDAKADPGKAKPIKIKLSGKTVVAHTSPWMPVVTTSTQTKIRPNLPIPSTVLRKSGSATVSKPAPLNTFLSIKSSGTTAKPLPVVKESSADLLLPPDIISKAFGGEEVILKGSPEEKMVLAEKNEPPHIPEQMLPPPPPPPPPPPPPPPVIPPPAAPSPTQANAILAPVKSNPVVSHTVIPGFLGPNILNPVLPVAIMASAQPTAIPSDETAPGVSESDRDQTLFSVLVRPPPPLSSVFSEQAKKLEKRNSCLATANAKDLYDIFYSSGGKGAPETKLSGGPLANGENRAENSDTSSTSTLNNSASQEELPSGRNLVSAPLVSNSEKPISKPLVSLGRLSVVENVDSKNRGSSYGFLQPLTRLCQNRPYETITPKTETLVKWASGAFQSDPNKDIAPVRKIELDVGDSGPPGVEPASELLDIQCHTMQSQKLVETHLVESKQQSQELHQSKDCGKSEVDTSTELKEEVKLSERTVREGTDISVGPNSIEDSNLNSGNRCMWEEEVEQPNSHRTEKKAKQSRKLITESKTQGKVVSELKTQAVSSTKAKIDSFPSEARSLLQNPQDVKISAPALLLQSPARSDMCLKDHEQKQGVSTGSEEWLENSAPESASRTSRYRSLKLKRERSKDLQGKMTYKLTVWDENKKAETWESPEKPKAEALELRDVHPELTVTIENKALENFEVTDLKVEELAALGSLGDIGIDFCNTRVDPAHRSPVALSQKVCEENSVSPLGSNASNLTDFEPVPSFSEFPLDSPKTLVLNFRAEDEQNSSNPRTGRITSNILKSGLPIENVGLGLGSLEGTHQALDLLAGGMMPEEIEETSQLEKQDSLRLESETINPLGLGPSPCLPDLVDFVTRTSGVQKEKICSPLSEPGDRPECSSLEMGPLQLEIPNASITEVAVPQVDEYSDNPLNVVKSVASGSHTREQVAGGSTIPQEIAAQEAAVDALQDHTESSVHS; this is encoded by the exons GGATGACCTGACTGATGATTCTGTCTTCACTCGAAGCTCCCAATGCTCTCGAGGTCTTGAACGATATATTTCCCGGGAGGAGGCACCTCTCAGTCCCTTCTTGGGACAACTTGACGAGGACTACCGAGCAAGAGAAACTTTCCTGCATCGATCTGATTATAGTCCTCATATCAGTTGTCATGATGAGCTGTTGCGGGGAACGGAACGGAATAGAGACAAACTCAAAGGCTCCTACTCTATACGACCTGAGGAAAGTAGCCGGGAGGCCAAACGGCCCCGCTATGATGACACAGAGAAGATGCACAACATGGGAAGTGATCACCCGAGTTTTACATCAGGGACTCGCAACTATCGACATCGTAGACGGAGCCCAAGCCCTAGGTTTTTAGACCCTGAGTTTCGAGAGCTGGACCTCGCCAGGCGAAAacgagaggaagaggaggaacgAAGTAGGAGCTTGAGTCAGGAACTGGTGGGAGTTGATAGTGGCGGCACTAGTTGTCCCATCCCTGGATTGTCAGGTGTCCTAACAGCATCGGAGCCAGGATATTCTTTACATCGGCCTGAGGAAGTATCTGTGATGCCCAAGAAGTCGATTCTGAAAAAGCGGATTGAGGTGGACATGGAGCCTTCCTTGCAG CTTGAGAGTTTCCCCGGCAGTACCAGCTCCAGCCAGGATCACCCTCTTTACTCTGGACACTCGTCTCTTCCACTGAGTGGTGCTATTGCTGCTTTCGCCTCAGAGGTTGAGAACAAGAAGGGAGCCACGGTAGAGACGACCCTGAAGGAGTCTCCGGGCAGCCTCTACCAGTGGGGCCCCCTCCCTGGGGCGCCCAAAGACAGCAGTCCCCTCAGAGAGAAGTTTGGGAGTTTCCTGTGCCACAAGGAAAAATTGGATATGAAGGCTGAGGCACCAGAGCGACACACAGACTTCTTGCTTCCTCACGAGAGAGCTAGCCAGGATGGCAGTGGTTTCTCCTGCATTCTGAGCATGTTAGCAGATTCTACCAGTACGCAGGAAAAAAGGCGACTTAGCTTCCCTGACATTGAGGATGAGGAGAAATTTCTCTATGGAGATGAAGAAGAGGATTTAAAAGCAGAATCTCCACCAAAGCCCGTTGGGAGCTCTGAAAGTGAAGTTATTAGGCAGAAGGCAAGCTCCCTACCCTCTTCAGCTCCAGCTGTAAAGCTAGAATCAATAGAAGAGACCAATCCAGAGTATGCCAAGATTCATGACTTGCTCAAGACCATAGGGCTGGATATTGGGGTAGCTGAGATTAGTAAACTGGCTGCACGCACACAGGAACGACTTCATGGCAAAAAGCCATCAGGTTCCTCTGCTGACCGCCGTTCCTCTGCTGACCGCCGTTCCTCTGCTGACCGGCACTTTTCTGCAGACCGCTGTTCCTCAGTTGACCGCCGTTTCTCAGCTGATAGGCGCTCTGCAGATCCTCACAGACTGGAGAGCGGGGAGGTGCACCATAGCAGTACCCACTCCCCAGAAGTGTCTCGTCCACACCAAGTCTCCCCTGTGGATCCTTACTTGCTCACAAAAAACAGCCCCCCGTTCCTAAAGTCTGACCATCCAATGGGTCATATTACAGGACCTGAGGTGGTTGGCAGTGGGTTTCAGTCATCTGTTGCAGTCAGGTGCATGTTGCCATCAGCTCCATCTGCCCCAGTTAGACTTCCACACCCTGCTTCTTTATCTCAGTTTCATGTGCCAAGGGCCTCTCAGTTTGCTGCAGCTCGGATACCTCCAAACTACCAGGGACCTGCCATTCCCCCTGCTTCCTTTGATGCCTATAGGCACTACATGGCATATGCAGCCTCAAGGTGGCCCATGTACCCTGCCTCCCAACCTTCAAATCACCCTCTACCAGACTCACACAGAACAGTGCCAGTTAGCAAACAAGCTACCCGTAGCCGTCCCAACCTCCGTGTGATCCCCACTGTGACTCCTGATGAGCCCAAGCATGAGGAGTCAGTGCTGGGCTCAATTCCTACTGCCCAAGTGCCTGTCCATGTGTCCATCCCATCACTTATAAGATATAATCCGGAGAAGAtttctgatgagaagaaccgTGCTTCCCAGAAACAGAAG GTTATTGAAGAGAGGGAAAAGCTGAAAAGTGACCGTGAAGCTCGCCAGAAGAAGATGTACTATCTTAGAACTGAGTTGGAGCGGCTTCATAAACAGCAAG GGGAAATGCTGCGTAAGAAACGAAGGGAGAAGGACGGTCACAAAGATCCACTCCTAGTAGAGGTGAGTCGGCTTCAGGATAACATTATGAAGGACATTGCAGAACTTCGACAGGAGgcagaagaggcagaaaaaaagcaGTCTGAACTGGACAAAGTGGCTCAGATCTTGGGAATTAACATTTCTGATAAACCTCAGAAGTCTTCAAGTGACAGTAGGGAGCCTACAGAGAAGACTGGGAAAGCAGAAAAATCCAAGAGCCCAGAAAAAGTGTCGTCATCCTCAAACTCCTCTTCCAGCAGCAAG GAATCAAAGGTAAACAATGAGAATTCCCGTACTAAGAGCCCCAAGCCTGCTGAGAGCTCTCAGCCAGCTAAGCAGTCTGATCAACCTGTTGCTGCCTATGAGTATTATGATGCTGGCAATCACTGGTGCAAAGACTGCAACACCATCTGTGGGACCATGTTTGACTTCTTCACCCATATGCACAATAAGAAGCACACACAG ACACTGGATCCCTACAACAGACCTTGGGCTTCAAAGACCCAGAATGAAGCCAAGCAAGATGCTGTAAAGCGCACTGACAAGATAACTGTTCCTGCAAAAG GCTCTGAGTTTCTGATTCCCATCACTGGATATTATTGCCAGCTCTGTGAGGAATTTTTGGGGGATCCAATTTCTGGAGAGCAACATGTGAAGGGTTATCAACACAATGAGAAATATAAG AAATATGTGGTTGAAAACCCATTGTATGAGGAGCGACGGAATTTGGACCGCCAGGCTGGCTTAGCCGTGGTTCTAGAGACGGAACGGCGGCGGCAGAGTGAGCTGAAGCGCAAGTTCAGTGAGAGAccgaaggaagagaagaaagaaaaacaggcaaagatTATGAAGGAAGTAAAGGAGGATGACAGGGTGTCTGAGGAATTAGAGGACCAGCTTTCTGAGGGTGGAAACTCCCCTGAAAAGGCTGAAAATAGAAAGAGGCCTAGCATCaaactccaattaaaagaagaaataaaaaaagaaccacCAATATCTTCCTCTTTCGGGAAATTCAGCTGGAAGAAGccagaaaaagaggaggaaaaaagttTAGTGATCCCAAGTATTCCCAAAGAAGAGATTGTGGAAAGTGGTAAGGACAAAGAGGATGCCAAAGCTGATCCTGGGAAGGCAAAGCCTATCAAAATCAAACTCTCTGGGAAAACTGTTGTTGCACATACTAGTCCTTGGATGCCTGTAGTGACAACTTCAACCCAGACTAAGATCCGACCCAACCTGCCCATTCCATCCACAGTCCTCCGCAAATCAGGTTCAGCCACAGTAAGCAAGCCAGCTCCGCTTAACACCTTTCTATCCATCAAGTCTTCTGGAACCACTGCTAAGCCTCTGCCAGTGGTTAAAGAGTCTTCAGCTGATCTCCTCTTGCCTCCCGACATCATCTCTAAAGCATTTGGAGGGGAAGAGGTGATTTTGAAAGGGTCTCCAGAGGAAAAAATGGTGCTGGCTGAAAAGAATGAGCCACCACATATACCTGAACAAATGctaccacctccaccaccaccacctccaccgccacctccaccacctccagtTATACCTCCTCCAGCTGCCCCATCTCCTACCCAAGCAAATGCTATTTTGGCTCCAGTAAAATCAAACCCAGTTGTATCTCACACTGTCATCCCTGGCTTCCTGGGTCCTAACATTTTGAACCCAGTATTACCAGTAGCCATCATGGCCTCAGCACAGCCTACTGCCATTCCTTCTGATGAGACGGCTCCTGGGGTGAGTGAGAGTGACCGGGACCAGACCTTATTCTCTGTGTTGGTGCGTCCTCCACCTCCCCTCTCAAGTGTGTTCAGTGAACAAGCCAAAAAATTGGAAAAGCGGAATTCATGCTTAGCCACAGCCAATGCTAAGGATCTGTATGACATATTCTACAGTAGTGGTGGAAAAGGAGCCCCTGAGACTAAGCTGAGTGGTGGTCCATTGGCCAACGGGGAAAATAGAGCTGAAAATTCAGACACCTCTTCCACTTCTACTTTGAACAACAGTGCATCCCAAGAGGAGTTGCCTTCAGGTAGAAATTTGGTCTCTGCTCCTTTGGTCAGCAACTCTGAAAAGCCCATTTCAAAACCTTTGGTGTCCTTAGGAAGATTGTCAGTTGTAGAAAATGTAGATTCAAAAAACAGAGGCAGCAGCTATGGCTTTCTGCAGCCTCTGACAAGGTTATGCCAAAACAGGCCTTATGAAACTATTACTCCAAAGACAGAGACTTTGGTCAAGTGGGCGTCTGGTGCCTTCCAGAGTGATCCTAATAAGGATATAGCTCCAGTGAGGAAAATTGAACTTGACGTGGGAGACTCTGGGCCACCAGGTGTGGAGCCAGCCTCTGAGCTGTTGGATATACAGTGTCATACCATGCAATCTCAGAAGCTGGTAGAAACCCACCTTGTGGAATCTAAGCAGCAAAGCCAGGAGCTCCACCAGTCTAAGGATTGTGGGAAAAGTGAAGTAGACACAAGCACTGAActaaaagaagaagtgaaactctctgaaAGGACAGTGAGAGAGGGAACAGATATCAGTGTTGGGCCCAATAGCATAGAGGACTCTAATTTGAACAGTGGGAACAGATGCATGTGGGAGGAAGAAGTAGAACAGCCCAACTCACATAGGACTGAAAAAAAGGCTAAACAGTCCAGGAAATTGATAACAGAAAGTAAAACTCAAGGTAAAGTAGTATCTGAACTGAAGACACAAGCTGTCTCTTCCACAAAGGCAAAAATAGACTCATTTCCGTCAGAAGCTAGGTCTTTACTCCAGAACCCACAAGATGTGAAAATTTCTGCCCCAGCATTGCTTCTTCAGTCCCCAGCCAGATCAGATATGTGTTTGAAAGACCATGAGCAGAAGCAAGGAGTTTCAACTGGTAGTGAGGAGTGGCTAGAAAATTCAGCACCAGAATCAGCTTCCAGAACTTCTAGGTACAGAAGCCTCAAACTGAAGAGAGAAAGATCAAAAGACTTGCAGGGTAAAATGACCTATAAACTGACTGTTTGGGATGAGAACAAGAAGGCAGAGACCTGGGAGAGCCCAGAGAAACCAAAAGCAGAAGCCCTGGAGCTTCGAGATGTCCATCCAGAACTAACAGTGACAATAGAGAACAAGGCCTTAGAAAACTTTGAAGTTACAGACTTAAAAGTAGAAGAGCTTGCTGCCCTGGGAAGCCTGGGGGATATAGGTATTGATTTCTGCAATACTCGGGTAGACCCAGCACATAGATCCCCAGTTGCCCTGTCTCAGAAAGTATGTGAAGAAAATTCTGTGTCACCTCTAGGAAGTAATGCCTCCAATCTCACCGACTTTGAACCAGTACCATCCTTTTCTGAGTTTCCCTTAGATTCTCCCAAAACCCTGGTGCTGAACTTCAGAGCAGAGGATGAACAAAACTCATCTAATCCCAGAACTGGGAGGATCACTTCTAACATTTTGAAAAGTGGACTTCCTATAGAAAACGTTGGCCTTGGCTTGGGGAGCCTCGAGGGAACACACCAGGCCCTGGACCTGTTAGCAGGAGGAATGATGCCTgaggaaatagaagaaacatCTCAATTAGAGAAACAAGATTCACTCAGATTGGAATCAGAAACAATTAATCCTTTAGGCCTTGGACCATCTCCTTGCCTTCCAGACCTTGTTGATTTTGTCACGCGGACATCTGGAGTTCAAAAAGAGAAGATATGTTCTCCTCTCTCTGAGCCAGGTGACCGTCCTGAGTGTAGTTCCCTGGAGATGGGACCACTGCAGCTAGAAATACCGAATGCATCCATCACGGAAGTAGCAGTTCCTCAAGTAGATGAGTATAGTGACAACCCTTTGAATGTGGTAAAATCTGTGGCTTCAGGGTCCCATACAAGGGAACAAGTAGCCGGAGGCAGTACGATCCCTCAGGAAATAGCTGCACAAGAAGCTGCAGTTGATGCCCTCCAGGACCACACGGAATCCAGTGTTCACAGCTGA